The Tepidanaerobacter syntrophicus genome includes the window GAATATTATTACAAAGGCTCTTGGGACTGAAAGAGATTTGGAGCCGGATATTCTAAAGATAGCCTTGAAAGATAATGATATAATTTTACTGTGCAGCGACGGACTGACAAATATGCTGGAAAATGATGAAATTAAGGACATTGTTTTGTCTGCTAAAGAACCTGAAAAGGCTGTTCAGAAACTAATAGATTATGCGAATTTTAAAGGCGGGGAAGACAATATCACCGTTGGCATAATAAAAGTGGATGAAGTGGGATGTGAATAAATGGATATAGTAGGAAAAACTTTGGGAAACAGATACACAATTCTAGAAGAAATCAGCGGCGGAGGCATGGCTACAGTCTACAAGGCAAAGTGCAGTGTTCTCAACAGAATAGTAGCCATAAAGATTTTAAAACCTGAATTTGCAAATGATGAGGAATTTGTAAGGCGCTTTAGAAGAGAGGCCCAGGCCGCTGCAAGCTTGTCACATCCGAATATTGTCGGTATATATGATGTAGGTGAAGAAGACGGTTTATACTATATAGTGATGGAGTATGTTGAGGGTATTACTTTAAAAGAGTATATAAAGCAAAATTTTCCTATACCTATTGCTGATGTTCTAGAAATGGGCATACAAATATGTGACGCATTAGAATGCGCTCACAAGAATAAAATAATCCACAGAGATATAAAGTCCCAAAATATCATGATAACTAATGATGGCAGGATAAAAGTAACAGATTTTGGTATTGCTCGAGCTGCAGATGGCGCAACTATTACAAACAGCAATAATATGTTTGGCTCAGTGCAGTATTTCTCGCCTGAGCAAGCAAAAAGCGATATTGTCGATGAACGTTCTGACATATATTCACTAGGAGTGGTTTTGTATGAAGCTTTTACAGGCCAATTGCCTTTTACCGGTCAAACGCCGGTGGCTATAGCATTAAAACATATACAGGAAAAACCGCCTCTAATTTCCCAATTTATTCCCGGTTTTCCTTATGAACTTGAAAGGATTGTACAAAAATGTCTTGCAAAATCCCCTGACGACAGATATCAAAGCGCTAAGATGTTAAGAGATGATTTGATAAGAGCATTAACAAATGAAAATATCATCAACTTTGTTTCGGCTCCTAATGTAGAAAATACAATGGTAATAGATAATTTGAAGGATACATTGACAACGGCTGCAAATTCGGGACATAAATCTGATGTTTCTAAGCCGAAAAAATCTCGAAACATTCTCAAAGGCATAGGTATCGCACTTGCGCTAGTTATTTTGTTTGGGATATTCTCCTATGCAGGAACATTTCTTGCCAAAAAATATCTCGAGGTGCAGGAAGTTACTGTTCCAAGTGTTGTTGGAATGACAGAAGAAGAAGCTATTGCTGAAATTGAAAAACAAAAGCTTGAGGCAAAAGTCGTAGACAGAGTTTTTGATAAAGCTCCGGCAGGGCAGGTAATCTCACAAGATCCTGAAGGCGGCCAAAAAGTAAAAGTAAATCGCCCCCCAATAGAACTTGTAGTCAGTAAAGGACCGAAAGCTACCACTGTTCCTAACGTAATAGGACTTTCGGAAGAAAAAGGACTTGAAGCACTGAAAAGCAAGGGCTTAGAAGCTCGAATAATTCTTGAAAATTCTACTGAACCTGAAGGTACGATAATTGATCAAAATCCGAAGGAAGGTTTTACCCTTTCAGAAGGAGAATCTGTTGATTTAACTATAAGCGTTGGGCCGGAGACTATAACTATGCCAAATCTTATAGGAAAGACATTGGATGCAGCCAAAGCTTTGCTCAAGGAAAATGACATTGCAGTAGGAAGCGTTTCCGAAAAGCATGACCAAACTCCTGCGAATACTGTAATAGATCAAAATCCAAAAGCAGGCGCATCGGTTAGCCCCGGCGCTTCTGTAACTCTTGTAGTAAGCAGCGGACCGGTCGAGAAAAAACAAATAGTTGTAGGACCGATACTTCTTCCTTCTGATGTGGAAGAAACTACGGTGAAAATTGTAGTTTCGGATGAATTGGGCGAAAATCGTACCGCATATCTAAAAAAACATAAAGCGGAAGAAAGCCCCCTTAATATAACAATCGAAGGCGCAGGCCAAATGAACATTGAGGTTTGGCTTGATGATATACTTTACTACAAAGGAACAAAATGATAAATGGTGGGTCTTACCTGCCTTTTATCAATTATTTATAAATCGTAAAGGGGCCTGATGGTTTATGACAAAAATTGCACCTTCAATTTTATCTGCAGATTTTAGTTGCTTATTAGAAGATATAAAAAAAGTAGAAGACGGTGGAGCTGATCTGTTACATATAGATGTAATGGATGGACATTTTGTGCCAAATATAACAATTGGCCCCCCAGTTATATCATGTCTTAAAGGAAAAACTAATCTGCCCTTTGATGTTCATCTAATGATCGAAAACCCCGAAAGATATATTGATGAATTTGCTAAGGCAGGAGCAGACATTATTACAGTTCACGAAGAGGCAACGGTTCACTTGCATAGGGTATTAGGTTATATAAAGGATAAGGGAATGAAAGCAGGAGTTGCTCTAAATCCGTCGACTCCTATTTCGAGCCTGGAATATGTAATAAATGATATTTATATGGTGCTGATAATGAGCGTTAACCCCGGGTTTGGTGGACAAAAATTTATTCCTGCAATGATGGAAAAAATAATGGATTTAAAAAAGATGATTAGACAAAAGAACGCAGATGTCTTAATAGAAGTTGATGGTGGGATCAATGAGGATAACGCATCGGATATAGCAAAAGCCGGAGCGGATATATTAGTAGCAGGTTCTGCTATTTACCAATCTCACTGCCCTGCAGAAACGATAAGAAAGTTAAAAAACAATAATATTTGACAAAATAAAGAAGCGTGCTTTACCGGCACGCTGATTCTTTATTTGGCTCTTTTTACTTTTCCGGAGCGTAAGCAGCTGCTGCATACATTTATCCTTTTTATGCGGCCGTTTAAATCAGCTTTTACTCGGAAAATATTCGGAGCCCATGTGCGTTTTGACTTTCTATGAGAATGGCTAAGCTGTATACCTCTCCTTGGGGCTTTGCCACAAATCTCACATTTTGCCATTACTACACCTCCCTATCATCTTTTGACAATCCACGCTCCATATATTTTTTTAAAAATTAGCATGGTCATGGTATGATTAAATACGCCAAAAGTATTGTATCATATAAAAAACAGCACTGCAATAAAAATGTCTTTCAATGGTTTTGCTTTTAATGGATTATGAAAAACCTATAAAATATATTATAATAAATCTAAAGTATTTATAATGCTTGGAGGGAGGCAATCTTGAAAAATATAATAAAGACTTCATTGGGAGAAATAGAAATATCCAAAGATGTTATAGCTGTGCTTGCCGGCAATGCGGCTGTTGAATGTTATGGTTTAGTAGGCATGGTTTCCAGAAAAATGAGCGATGGCCTGACTGAACTTTTAGGAAGAGAAAATCTGCACAAAGGCGTAGAAGTAAGGCTTGAAGGAGATTTGCTAATCATCGATTTACATGTGGTAGTACAATATGGCATAAAAATCCATGAAGTTGCAAATAACGTTATTGAAAAAGTAAGTTTCACATTGGAAAACTTCTTGGGATTTGAGCCTGACAAAATTAATGTAATAGTTCATGGCGTCAGAACAAAGTAAGGTACGGGGAGGTTGTAGCATTGGCTATTAAAAAAATCGATGGCAATTTGCTAAGAAAAGCTATAATAAATGCAGCTTTTGTTTTAAGGCAAAATAAGAAAAATGTAGATGCACTAAATGTATTTCCTGTGCCTGACGGAGATACGGGAACGAATATGTCCCTGACAATGGACCAGGCAGTAAGAGAATTGGAAAAAGTGTCATCAAATGATCTAAAAAAGATCGCTGACGCCTTGGCATGGGGTTCATTGATGGGAGGAAGGGGCAATTCCGGAGTTATTCTCTCTCAGCTCTTTAGGGGCTTTGCCCAGGGCATTCCTTCCAATAAGAAAAGCATTACCCCTTATGAACTTGCCACGGCATATAAAAATGGAGTTGATGCGGCATATCGTGCTGTTATGAGACCGGTAGAGGGGACGATCCTTACGGTAGCGCGAGAAACTGCCGATAAAATGATTATGGAAGCAAGACGGTATGAAGATTTGGAAACCGTGCTTGAAAACACTATAAAATATGGCGAGAAAGTCCTTGAAAAAACACCAGACATGTTAAAAGTCCTTAAGGAAGCAAATGTAGTAGATGCCGGAGGAAAAGGTCTTATATTCTTAATGAAGGGCTTTCTTGAGGCAATAAAAAATCCAAATTTAGATGTTGCGTCCCTTAAGGAAAAGAATTATGAGTCTTCATATAAAACTGCTTACGAAAGTGAAAAAATTCCTCAAGAAATAAAATATATTTATTGTACAGAGCTACTTATAACCGGAAAAGAAATAGATATAAATTCACTAAAACAAGAATTGGATGGCATAGGAGATTCTATGATAGTAACCGGCATGGGTGACCTCGTGAAGATACATATCCATACTAATAATCCGGATAGGGTCTTAAATGCTGCATTAAAAAGAGGAGAACTATCAAAAATTAAAATTGATAATATGAAGATACAGCATAATGAGATTATCAATAATGAAGTAGTAGAAGAAAATAAAGCTGATATCAAGATTTCCGAGAATAAGGAAATGACATCAAAGAAAAAAGTAGGCGTAATCGCGGTATCTCAAGGCAAAGGTTTAAATGAGATCTTCAAAAGCATGGGCGCCGATATAATCGAAGGCGGCCAATCTATGAATCCTAGTACAGAAGATATACTTTCCGCTATAGAAAATAGCAGTTATGAAGACGTAATTATTTTACCAAACAATAAGAACATAATATTGACTGCCCAGCAAGCAAAGAGCATTTCAACTAAAAACGTGTATGTTGTTCCTACCAAATCAATTCCGCAGGGTATTGCGGCGCTGTTGGCTTTTAATCCTGATTTTTCAGTACAAGAAAACATTTCGAATATGGAAAGAAATATTCAAAACGTAATTTCCGGTGAAGTTACTTATGCAGTCAGAGATACATCATGGGACGGAATCAAAATAAAAAAAGGGGATATTATCGGGATAAAGGAAGATGATATAGTCGTTATTGGAGATAACAAAGAGAAGGTTTTGCTGGATCTTGTAGATAAAATGGCCGAAGGTGCAATCGGCGGAATAATTACAATCTATTATGGCGATGATGTAAGCGAAGATTCGGTAAAAGAGGCAGTAGAAGCTTTAACAGAAAAGTATAAGGATTTTGATGTGGAATACTATTTTGGAGGCCAAAGCCTATATTATTACATTGTTTCTCTGGAATAAGGGTGTGATTGATTGGATTTAAACTCTAATGTTCAGAATATCAAAGGTGTTGGTCCTGCGCGGGCAAAACAACTTTCTAAGCTAGACATATATACCATTAAAGATGTGCTGTTTTATTTTCCCAGGGATTACCTGGATATGTCACCACTAACGTTTAAACAGGGAGCAGAAGATAAAACAGGAGCCTTTCCCTGTGTTGTAACAGGAAGAGCTGCAACTACAAAAACAAACTCCGGCCTTTACATTACGAAAGTGCCGGTTAGTGATGGCCAAAATAAAGGCTATGCTGTGTTTTTTAATCAGCCGTTTATTGAAAGAAGCTTTTACCCTCATCAAAAGCTAATACTTATAGGAAAAATAAGAAAAAATTTCGGAACATATGAAATTTCTGCTCCTGAATGGATAAAGTTTGAAGAAATAAAACAGGGCGAAAAACTTGAAAAAATTCGCCCTATCTATCCTTTGACCAAAGGTGTATCCCAAAATTTTTTAAGAAGCATCGTAAAAAATGCATTGGAAGTTGTATCGAGTATAGAGGATACATTGCCTGAAGATATTATCAAAGAATATAATTTACTTTCCCTTAAAGAAGCTATAAAAAACATACATTTTCCACAAAGCTTTAATATGCTTGAAAAGGCAAGACAAAGATTTGTTTTTGAGGAATTGCTGTTATTTCAACTATCTGCCGGTTTATCCAGATACTGCGTAAAAGCTGAAAAGCGCAAAAATATATATAAGAACCTTGAATTGACACCTTTCTTATCGTCCCTTCCTTTTTCACTTACATCCGGCCAAAAAAAGGTTTTAGAAGAGATAGTGGAAGATTTGCGAAGCAAAAATGTTATGAGCAGACTGGTGCAAGGAGATGTAGGCTCAGGAAAAACTATCATAGCATGTGCAGCTTTGTATCTTGCGGCAAAAAATGGTCTTCAAGGCGCAATGATGGCTCCTACTGAGATTTTAGCCGATCAGCATTATAATACATTGAAAAAGTTTCTCAAGCCTCATGGAGTAAATGTTGAAATATTAAAAGGAGGGCTTGCCGGCAAGGAGAGAAAAAAGATTTTATCGCAACTTAAAAACGGTAGTATAGATGTTTTAGTGGGTACACATGCTATTTTAGAAGAAGATGTGATGTTTAAAAAATTAGGAATGATCATTACAGATGAACAGCATAGATTTGGAGTAAAACAAAGGGAGAATTTGGTGAAAAAAGGTTATTCTCCGGATGTAATAGTTATGAGCGCAACTCCTATACCGCGTACTGCTGCTATGGCGCTTTATGGAGATCTGGACATTTCTATTATAGACACTCTCCCAAAAGGCAGGCAAAAGGTCGATACTTATGTAGTCCAAGATTCTATGAGAAAAAAGGTATATGATTTTGCGGCTTTAGAAATAAAAAAAGGCCATTTGGTTTATGTTGTATGTCCTGCAGTGGAAGAAAATGAACTGGATGTGGCAAATGTAGAGGAACATGCAGCTTGGTTAAAAGAAAATTATCCAAGCCTAAAGATAGGAATTCTCCATGGTAAAATGAAACAAGACGAAAAAGATGATATATTAGGCCGCTTTTTAAGAAAGGAAATTCAGGCCCTTGTAGCAACTACAGTTGTAGAGGTAGGGATAGACGTTCCTGATGCTACGCTTATTATTGTAGAAAATGCAGAAAGATTTGGTTTAGCCCAGCTTCATCAATTGCGCGGTCGAGTTGGTAGAAGTTCGTTGAAATCTTATTGCATTTTAATGACTGCCTCTAGCCAACCTGAGGCTCTAACGAGGTTGAAGTTTTTAATGAAATGTCAAGATGGCTTTGAAATTTCGCAAAAAGATTTGGAAATGAGAGGACCCGGAGAATTTTTAGGCATAAGACAACATGGATTTTTTGAGTTCAAGTTTGCAAGCTTTGTTGAAAACACAGATATCCTTGAAACTACTCAAAAATTAGCTAGCGAAATATTGCAGAAAAATTATCTTCAGCTCCCAGAATATAAAAATCTCAAGGAATTACTCGAAAATAAGGCAAAGGATGCAATTAACTAATATTTTGTTTTAAATCATTAAATAATGTGTTAGAATAATGCTTAAAGAGGTCTGAGGTGCTTAAAGAGTGAGAGTTATTGGCGGCATGCATAAAGGAAGAAAGATTAAATCGCTAAAAGGGAAAAATACAAGACCTACAGCGGATATTGTAAGAGAAGCGTTATTTGATATATTGGGCGGCAAGATTGCGGGAAGTCGTTTTTTAGACTTGTTTGCAGGAACCGGAGCAGTAGGAATCGAGGCGCTAAGTCGTGGATCAGAAAGTGCGATTTTTGTTGAAAAATCCCTTGAGGCTTGCTTGATAATTAAACAAAATCTTGAGAATCTAGCTCTTACCGAAAAATCCAGGATAATTAGGGATGATGCAGAGTCTGCCCTAAAAAATCTGCTAAAGCAAGGCGAAGAATTTGACATAATATTCATGGATCCCCCTTATTCGAAAAACAAAATAGAACCAATATTAACGATCTTACGAGATTTTGAGCCGCTAAAATCCATCATAGTGATTCAACACGCGGAAGACGAACTATTTAATACTGATGGTTTTTTATGCTATAAACGCAAAAAATATGGCAAGTCAATGCTGACATTTTTGATTAGGGAGTGACAGAATTGAAAATAGGTATATACCCAGGAAGTTTTGACCCAATTACATATGGCCATGTTGACATAATAGAAAGAAGCGCAAAATTATTTGACAGATTAATCGTAGCAGTGCTGTCAAACCCAAGAAAAACGCCGCTTTTTACTGTCGAAGAAAGAATTGAGATGATTCAGGAATCAGTAAAGAACATGCCGAACGTTGAAATTGACACTTTTTCCGGTTTGCTAATAGATTTTGCAAGACTAAAAAAAGCAGATGTAATAGTAAAGGGGCTTAGGGCTGTTTCTGATTTTGAATATGAGCTTCAAATGGCTCTTATGAATAAGAAATTAGATGAACACATAGAGACGATTTTTATTATGACGAGCAGCAAATATTCATATTTAAGTTCAAGTGTTGTAAAAGAAGTTGCAAGTTTTGGCGGATGTGTAGCAACTGTTGTGCCGCCATTAGTTGAAAAACGCTTAAAGGATAAATTTAAAATTGACAACAAAAAGTAAAAACCTTGAAGGGGGTTTTTCCATGAAATGTTTTCAAGCTATAGAGCAGCTTCAGAATTTAATAATGGATAGTCCAAAAGTTCCATTCTCTAATAAGGTAATAATAAATAAAGAACAGGCATTAAACTTAATCGATGAAATTGTGCGCAATATACCTGAAGATCTAAAAGATGCTAAAAGAGTGCTTGAAGAAGAGCAGCGAATTTTGTCTGAAGCGAAACAGCAAGGAGACTTAATAGTAAAAGAAGCTGAAACAACAATTGAAAAAATGGTAGATGAAAATGAAATAACCAGACTTGCCAGAGAAAAATCCGAACAAATCTTAGCTTATACTAAGCAGACTGCTCGCGATTTGCGCACCGGTGCCAATGAATATGCTGATGAAGTATTAGAAAATGCACAAAAATATCTTGAAGAATTGCTTGAAACATTAAAAAGAGGAAGAGACGAATTAAATAAAGCAAAATAATTTGTTAGTAATATTTAATAATACAATCAGAAAAGAAGGTAGGACAATGTCTGGCAAGCATAAAAAAAAGCTACTGCAATTTTTGGCGTTAATTGTAATACTATTAGGTATAAATTACTATTTAGCTCAGAATTATACAATAATGGCGCCGGGAATAACTGTTGATTTGAAAGAAATCGTAACTGTTGAAAATGGAATAAAGCACAAAGAAGGCTCTATTTTTTTAACAGCAGTATCAAGCAGAACTCTCAATATACCACTTTTTATATATGCTGCAATAGACCCTTACACTGATATTGAAAGGAAAGAAGATGTAATACCTGCTGGCTGGGATATTAATCAGTATATGGAATATATGAAAAGATGGATGGAAGAAAGCCAAAAAATAGCAGAAGTGGTAGCACTTAGGAAAGCAGGTTATAACCCTCAGATTTTAGGCGATGGAGCCCAAGTGGTAGAAATAATGCCAGAAAGTCCAGCAAATGGAAAATTAATGCCCCAAGACGTAATAATAAAGGTGGATGGCGAAAAGGTAAATTTAGCCGATGAGGTCGTAAAAAAGGTTTCGAGCCATAAAGTCGGCGATATAGTTAAATTCGAAATTGTAAGAGAAGGCAAGACTATAACCGTTTCTATACCCACAATTGAGAGCAAGACAGAAAAAGGGAAAGCCATAGTGGGTATATATATAACTACGCTAAATTGGAAACCAAATTTGCCACTGAAGATAGAAATTGATACGGGTGATATTGGCGGGCCTTCTGCCGGTAGTATGCTGACACTTGAAATTCTAAACCAACTTTCGAAAGAAGATCTGACGAAGGGCAAAAAAATTGCTGGGACGGGCACTATAAGTCTTGACGAGCAGATTGGTGAAATAGGCGGCGCAAAACAAAAAGTGCGAGCAGCCGCCCGGGATGGAGCACAGATATTCTTTGTTCCTGTAAATAATGCAGAAGATGCAAAAAAAGCGGCAAAAGGCTTGGATATAGAAATTGTCCCAGTAAGCACCCTTGATGATATGCTAAATTACCTAAAAGAATTAAAGTAGATAACTTTCCTAGAAAAGTCGGAGACTGCTTTTCTAAACGAAGCATTCTCGTGGGCCAGAACATAAATATCCGTTGCAAGTATGTCTTTTTCGAACATTGCTCTTGCTAAAGGGTTTAGTTTCTTATACTCAGATGCACGGGTAATTATAGGCAGTGCAGCCTTTGCTTTTATATCTTTTAGCAAGTGAGCACCTTTTGAAGTAAATCCGAGTATCCTTAGATATTCCGGGGATCGCTTTGAAACCATGCTTTGAGGAATATCCAACATTGAGTGAATAAGTATTCTTTGAATGCGAGTTAATGGATAACGTTTTGACCTTATTTGTAAAATAAGCTGCTTAAGATTTCCGCAAACTTTGGCAGCTTTTTTTATTCTATTTTCAAGGCCTTCTTCAACATCGAAATAATTTTTGAGTTCTTTTGCAGTCATTCTCCGCAAGTTATAAAAAATAATATCTTCAAAGTCGCTTAAAAAAACAGGAGAACGACCTGATTTTATTTCTCGCTCTATAATTTCAACCGTAGAAACAGGAAGGCTTTCTGCAATTTCACTTGTCAAAAAAGCGGTTTCCTTTGATAGGGCTTCTCTTATAGCTGATGCACTGGAATATTTTCCTGTAAGGCTTTTATTGTTATAATCCGAACCTTTTCTTGCAACAGGAAAGATTGAAAAATCCGCTCTAAGCTTATTAATAGCTTTTATATACTCTATTGCCAAAATATAATTTGGTTTTTTAAGTAGCATGGACGCTGAATCTATGTCTAGATTCAAATCTTCTGCTAAAGCATATTTTATCAATGCCTTTTCTCTAGCTGCCGGAAACGATAAACCGCTTTTGAGATATTCATTTATAAATTGTTTAAAAAGTTTAGGTTCTGCGGATAGAGTTTCTCCTAACTGTACTAATTTTTTAGTATCACAATCTTCAACACCGAAACTTAATGTATTTACAATTTTACAGCTTTGCAGCAATCTTACGGCACTTTCTGCAAAAATTTCGGCTGTTGCAGTCGAAAAACAAACAGGCAGCTCAATTACGAGATCTATTCCTTGAGCAAGAGCCATTTCGGCCCGTGCCCATTTGTCAAAGACAGCTGGCTGTCCGCGCTGCACGAAGTTTCCGCTCATGACAGTTATTATAGCATCTGGCCTCAGGGATTTTTTAATCATGTCTAATTGATATAAGTGACCATTGTGAAAAGGGTTATATTCTGACACGATTCCAACAACATTCAATTGGCTACGCCCCTCATAATTACTTTTGTTTATTATATAACAAAAATAAAAAACTTTTAAGAA containing:
- the pknB gene encoding Stk1 family PASTA domain-containing Ser/Thr kinase; translated protein: MVGKTLGNRYTILEEISGGGMATVYKAKCSVLNRIVAIKILKPEFANDEEFVRRFRREAQAAASLSHPNIVGIYDVGEEDGLYYIVMEYVEGITLKEYIKQNFPIPIADVLEMGIQICDALECAHKNKIIHRDIKSQNIMITNDGRIKVTDFGIARAADGATITNSNNMFGSVQYFSPEQAKSDIVDERSDIYSLGVVLYEAFTGQLPFTGQTPVAIALKHIQEKPPLISQFIPGFPYELERIVQKCLAKSPDDRYQSAKMLRDDLIRALTNENIINFVSAPNVENTMVIDNLKDTLTTAANSGHKSDVSKPKKSRNILKGIGIALALVILFGIFSYAGTFLAKKYLEVQEVTVPSVVGMTEEEAIAEIEKQKLEAKVVDRVFDKAPAGQVISQDPEGGQKVKVNRPPIELVVSKGPKATTVPNVIGLSEEKGLEALKSKGLEARIILENSTEPEGTIIDQNPKEGFTLSEGESVDLTISVGPETITMPNLIGKTLDAAKALLKENDIAVGSVSEKHDQTPANTVIDQNPKAGASVSPGASVTLVVSSGPVEKKQIVVGPILLPSDVEETTVKIVVSDELGENRTAYLKKHKAEESPLNITIEGAGQMNIEVWLDDILYYKGTK
- the rpe gene encoding ribulose-phosphate 3-epimerase, coding for MTKIAPSILSADFSCLLEDIKKVEDGGADLLHIDVMDGHFVPNITIGPPVISCLKGKTNLPFDVHLMIENPERYIDEFAKAGADIITVHEEATVHLHRVLGYIKDKGMKAGVALNPSTPISSLEYVINDIYMVLIMSVNPGFGGQKFIPAMMEKIMDLKKMIRQKNADVLIEVDGGINEDNASDIAKAGADILVAGSAIYQSHCPAETIRKLKNNNI
- the rpmB gene encoding 50S ribosomal protein L28 produces the protein MAKCEICGKAPRRGIQLSHSHRKSKRTWAPNIFRVKADLNGRIKRINVCSSCLRSGKVKRAK
- a CDS encoding Asp23/Gls24 family envelope stress response protein; this translates as MKNIIKTSLGEIEISKDVIAVLAGNAAVECYGLVGMVSRKMSDGLTELLGRENLHKGVEVRLEGDLLIIDLHVVVQYGIKIHEVANNVIEKVSFTLENFLGFEPDKINVIVHGVRTK
- a CDS encoding DAK2 domain-containing protein, with the translated sequence MAIKKIDGNLLRKAIINAAFVLRQNKKNVDALNVFPVPDGDTGTNMSLTMDQAVRELEKVSSNDLKKIADALAWGSLMGGRGNSGVILSQLFRGFAQGIPSNKKSITPYELATAYKNGVDAAYRAVMRPVEGTILTVARETADKMIMEARRYEDLETVLENTIKYGEKVLEKTPDMLKVLKEANVVDAGGKGLIFLMKGFLEAIKNPNLDVASLKEKNYESSYKTAYESEKIPQEIKYIYCTELLITGKEIDINSLKQELDGIGDSMIVTGMGDLVKIHIHTNNPDRVLNAALKRGELSKIKIDNMKIQHNEIINNEVVEENKADIKISENKEMTSKKKVGVIAVSQGKGLNEIFKSMGADIIEGGQSMNPSTEDILSAIENSSYEDVIILPNNKNIILTAQQAKSISTKNVYVVPTKSIPQGIAALLAFNPDFSVQENISNMERNIQNVISGEVTYAVRDTSWDGIKIKKGDIIGIKEDDIVVIGDNKEKVLLDLVDKMAEGAIGGIITIYYGDDVSEDSVKEAVEALTEKYKDFDVEYYFGGQSLYYYIVSLE
- the recG gene encoding ATP-dependent DNA helicase RecG, with the translated sequence MDLNSNVQNIKGVGPARAKQLSKLDIYTIKDVLFYFPRDYLDMSPLTFKQGAEDKTGAFPCVVTGRAATTKTNSGLYITKVPVSDGQNKGYAVFFNQPFIERSFYPHQKLILIGKIRKNFGTYEISAPEWIKFEEIKQGEKLEKIRPIYPLTKGVSQNFLRSIVKNALEVVSSIEDTLPEDIIKEYNLLSLKEAIKNIHFPQSFNMLEKARQRFVFEELLLFQLSAGLSRYCVKAEKRKNIYKNLELTPFLSSLPFSLTSGQKKVLEEIVEDLRSKNVMSRLVQGDVGSGKTIIACAALYLAAKNGLQGAMMAPTEILADQHYNTLKKFLKPHGVNVEILKGGLAGKERKKILSQLKNGSIDVLVGTHAILEEDVMFKKLGMIITDEQHRFGVKQRENLVKKGYSPDVIVMSATPIPRTAAMALYGDLDISIIDTLPKGRQKVDTYVVQDSMRKKVYDFAALEIKKGHLVYVVCPAVEENELDVANVEEHAAWLKENYPSLKIGILHGKMKQDEKDDILGRFLRKEIQALVATTVVEVGIDVPDATLIIVENAERFGLAQLHQLRGRVGRSSLKSYCILMTASSQPEALTRLKFLMKCQDGFEISQKDLEMRGPGEFLGIRQHGFFEFKFASFVENTDILETTQKLASEILQKNYLQLPEYKNLKELLENKAKDAIN
- the rsmD gene encoding 16S rRNA (guanine(966)-N(2))-methyltransferase RsmD translates to MRVIGGMHKGRKIKSLKGKNTRPTADIVREALFDILGGKIAGSRFLDLFAGTGAVGIEALSRGSESAIFVEKSLEACLIIKQNLENLALTEKSRIIRDDAESALKNLLKQGEEFDIIFMDPPYSKNKIEPILTILRDFEPLKSIIVIQHAEDELFNTDGFLCYKRKKYGKSMLTFLIRE
- the coaD gene encoding pantetheine-phosphate adenylyltransferase — its product is MKIGIYPGSFDPITYGHVDIIERSAKLFDRLIVAVLSNPRKTPLFTVEERIEMIQESVKNMPNVEIDTFSGLLIDFARLKKADVIVKGLRAVSDFEYELQMALMNKKLDEHIETIFIMTSSKYSYLSSSVVKEVASFGGCVATVVPPLVEKRLKDKFKIDNKK
- a CDS encoding PDZ domain-containing protein translates to MSGKHKKKLLQFLALIVILLGINYYLAQNYTIMAPGITVDLKEIVTVENGIKHKEGSIFLTAVSSRTLNIPLFIYAAIDPYTDIERKEDVIPAGWDINQYMEYMKRWMEESQKIAEVVALRKAGYNPQILGDGAQVVEIMPESPANGKLMPQDVIIKVDGEKVNLADEVVKKVSSHKVGDIVKFEIVREGKTITVSIPTIESKTEKGKAIVGIYITTLNWKPNLPLKIEIDTGDIGGPSAGSMLTLEILNQLSKEDLTKGKKIAGTGTISLDEQIGEIGGAKQKVRAAARDGAQIFFVPVNNAEDAKKAAKGLDIEIVPVSTLDDMLNYLKELK
- a CDS encoding nucleotidyltransferase; this encodes MNVVGIVSEYNPFHNGHLYQLDMIKKSLRPDAIITVMSGNFVQRGQPAVFDKWARAEMALAQGIDLVIELPVCFSTATAEIFAESAVRLLQSCKIVNTLSFGVEDCDTKKLVQLGETLSAEPKLFKQFINEYLKSGLSFPAAREKALIKYALAEDLNLDIDSASMLLKKPNYILAIEYIKAINKLRADFSIFPVARKGSDYNNKSLTGKYSSASAIREALSKETAFLTSEIAESLPVSTVEIIEREIKSGRSPVFLSDFEDIIFYNLRRMTAKELKNYFDVEEGLENRIKKAAKVCGNLKQLILQIRSKRYPLTRIQRILIHSMLDIPQSMVSKRSPEYLRILGFTSKGAHLLKDIKAKAALPIITRASEYKKLNPLARAMFEKDILATDIYVLAHENASFRKAVSDFSRKVIYFNSFR